TGTGGCGGCCCTGGCGGCAGTTGATCTGGTTACTATCTTCGACGAGCTTGATCCATTGGAACTTGTGCGCCAATTGAAGCCAGATGTGCTGGTGAAAGGGGCAGACTGGCAGCGGCAGGACATAGTTGGTGCTTCCGAGGTCGAGGCTGCCGGGGGCCGGGTGGTGCGGGTGAAGCTGGAGCCGCACATATCCAGCAGTATTCTGTTGCAACGCATTGCCAGCGAGATGGCAACAGGGTATGGGACGGGCGGTCGCAAAGACGAGACCTAGCAGAAACAGGCCAGCCCTATTCGAGATCTGGCGCTTGTCTGCGCAGGGAAGATGTGGTAGAGGCGGGCTGCTTACAACGGCCGCTGTTCTTTATGAGCGAGCAGCCGCACAGAGGCGAAGGGCTCAAAGGAGCTGATGTGCTGCAGTTCCCAGCGGCAGAAGCCCGCCCCGTCAAAAAGGGAGTCAAATTCAGCCGCAGACAGGGCGCCTGCCAGGCACCAGGTCCAGGCATCTTCGGCCGCCTGATCCAGGCCTTCCACCTCGGCCAGCCGCACAAGGTCGACGATCACCAGGAGACCGCCCGGAAGGAGAACTCGGAATATCTCTGTCAGGGCGCGCTCCTTGTGCGGCATAAGGTTGAAGGAACCGTTGGCTACCACAAGGTTGAAGGTTTCTTCTTTGCAAGGGATATCTTCGCCGTCGGCCACGACCCAGAGGCACCGTTTGCTTGCTTTTTCGCCGCAGTAAGTGTTGGCCAGCTGCACCATTTCCAGGGTAAGATCGAGGCCAACCACCAGGCCGGGCCTCTTGAGCCCGGTTGCCACCAATTGAGCATCGATTCCCACACCGCAGCCGAGGTCTAAGACGCGCCAGTGCAGGCCAACTTCCACACCCTGAAGCGGGTTGCCGCAGGCGGCGAATAGCTGCCAGGCTTCAGCCGGCAAGTTCATTCGCTGCACAGGGTATCCGAGGATTGCAGCCAGCTGTGCTCCAGAGGCAACAGGCGCTCTGCTCAGATTTGCCGAGCCGCAGGCCGCTATGCGCTGGTACAGGGCCCGAACATGTGCCTTGAGGTACTTCGGTGGGTTGCTTTTTTTCATATGGCCCGCCCTGCACACAGTGGCAGAGATTAGTTCAAGGGTTCCACCTGTTTCACTTGTAGTCTGCTATTTTATAGCATTGTTGTTGCAGTGTGTAACCATCTCTGCTTCTCTAGAGAGCATACCGAGGTTAATTTTTCGCCTGGCAGTTGATAGCACTGAGCAAGTAAAGCCTGACTGTGGTTGTCAAGGGCCAGTATTTGTGAAACAACACACTTGGCTGAAAAAACAGGGAAGAATCTGATATTCTTGTTTTGACATGTCCTGCAATTGCTGCTATATATTAAAATATGCCTATTTCATTAATATATTATCTAGGAGAGCACTATGAAGCTTTCTACCAGAGGCAGATACGGCACCCGCCTGATGGTCGACCTTGCCAAGCACTATGACAATGGGCCTATCCCGCTGGGAGAGATCGCCAGACGGCAAAATCTATCGGTGAAATATCTCGAACAATTGATTATTCCTCTGAAGGCTTCTGGTCTGATCAGCAGTGTGCGTGGGGCCCGGGGGGGGTACCGGCTGGCCCTTGCCCCAGCGGAGATCAGCGTGGGCCAGGTAATAGAAGTTCTTGAAGGCGATCTGTCACTGGTGGATTGTGTCAAGACCCCGGAGCTGTGTGATCGTCATCAGGAGTGCCCCACCAGAGATGTCTGGCAAACCATGAGTAATGTCCTGAGAGAGAAGCTATTTGCCCTGACACTGGAGAATGTTCTCCTAGGAGCAAAGCTCCCTGGGGACTAGAGTCACCAGCTGAACGATCATAAAGTAATGTTATAATGTTGCCCAGGTTGCTCGGGCACTATTTTGTTTGTGGGTGTACTTGTTTTCCACTCAGTGCCATCGCCTGTTCTTTCCCTTTGCCCTCCACTTCTGTTAAATTCTTTTAGCACCGTAATTTGACAGGACTTCCCTGCTTCGATGTGTAAAGAAAGTGTGTTATATTCGAACACAAGGGAGGATCTAGATAAGTCTGGCCGTCTCGAGGAGAAAGATCATCGCCATTCAGAAGGAAGGAGGGAAGTGATGGCCGTGCGAGTGCTGATCCAGAGAAAGATTATACCCGGCAATGAGGTGGCCCTCGGTGAACTTCTCATGCAACTGCGGAGCAAAGCAATGCACGCTGCCGGCTATATATCAGGTGAAACCCTGCGAGCTCTAGATGACCCAAACGAGTATCTGGTGATCAGTACCTGGAACAGTCTGGACAACTGGAAGAGCTGGGAGTCCAATAAAGAACGCCAGGAAATACAGCAAAAAATCGACAGCCTGCTGCGGGCGCCTTCGCTTCATCGGGTTTTTGTATACGAGTACTGACTCAGTTTGTGCAAGAAGGCTCAGATGAACCTTTCCTGTTCACTGTAGATACAGCCGCAGTAAAGCTGCCGGTAGAGACCGAGCTCCTTTGATTTTTCAATGCCCTCTTGCCATCCCTCGCGAAAGTCCCGGTAGAGAAAGGCCACGCCGTATCGGCGGCTCGCCTCCTCGCCTATCTCTCTGACCAGGTCATGCTTCTGGTGCTTGCTGTAAAGCAAGGTAGTGGTAAAAGCGGACATGCGACTTTTTTTAGCCAGTCGCGCCGCAGCATGGAGCCTTAAGTGATAGCAGTAGTGGCAGCGCTGCGATTCGCGGAATACCACCTGCCTGAGAAAGGACACCACGTCGTATTCATCTCTGTAGATAACTTTAAGAGTTGCTTTTTCTGCATATTGTCTGACTGTATCTCTCCGCCGCTGATATTCCTGGTAAGGATGAATGTTTGGATTGAAGAAAAAACCAAAGACCTCGTGCCCCTCGTGCCGGAGAGTTCGG
This genomic window from Deltaproteobacteria bacterium contains:
- the rfaE2 gene encoding D-glycero-beta-D-manno-heptose 1-phosphate adenylyltransferase — translated: MIEPGRKVLDRSELRRQVHSLHTAGKQIVFTNGCFDLLHIGHIRYLHKARCQGDRLVVAVNSDRSVRELKGPPRPIVPEDERAEIVAALAAVDLVTIFDELDPLELVRQLKPDVLVKGADWQRQDIVGASEVEAAGGRVVRVKLEPHISSSILLQRIASEMATGYGTGGRKDET
- a CDS encoding methyltransferase domain-containing protein → MKKSNPPKYLKAHVRALYQRIAACGSANLSRAPVASGAQLAAILGYPVQRMNLPAEAWQLFAACGNPLQGVEVGLHWRVLDLGCGVGIDAQLVATGLKRPGLVVGLDLTLEMVQLANTYCGEKASKRCLWVVADGEDIPCKEETFNLVVANGSFNLMPHKERALTEIFRVLLPGGLLVIVDLVRLAEVEGLDQAAEDAWTWCLAGALSAAEFDSLFDGAGFCRWELQHISSFEPFASVRLLAHKEQRPL
- a CDS encoding Rrf2 family transcriptional regulator, which produces MKLSTRGRYGTRLMVDLAKHYDNGPIPLGEIARRQNLSVKYLEQLIIPLKASGLISSVRGARGGYRLALAPAEISVGQVIEVLEGDLSLVDCVKTPELCDRHQECPTRDVWQTMSNVLREKLFALTLENVLLGAKLPGD
- a CDS encoding antibiotic biosynthesis monooxygenase, whose translation is MAVRVLIQRKIIPGNEVALGELLMQLRSKAMHAAGYISGETLRALDDPNEYLVISTWNSLDNWKSWESNKERQEIQQKIDSLLRAPSLHRVFVYEY
- a CDS encoding epoxyqueuosine reductase QueH — translated: MKVLLHMCCAPCALYPLRTLRHEGHEVFGFFFNPNIHPYQEYQRRRDTVRQYAEKATLKVIYRDEYDVVSFLRQVVFRESQRCHYCYHLRLHAAARLAKKSRMSAFTTTLLYSKHQKHDLVREIGEEASRRYGVAFLYRDFREGWQEGIEKSKELGLYRQLYCGCIYSEQERFI